The genomic DNA TTAAGAAAACATAATGGAACTCAACAGGCACTACATATGCATATGAAGGAGACATATGCATATGAAGGATGAGGCGGCTATGATTATGAAGAGCCGCCAAAGATTTGTACTAAACTGATGACTTAAGTCTTAACGATCAATTTGAAAACGAAAGCATAAATGATAACTTACAGCAAAGGGATTAACATTATCACCATCGTCAAACAGATTATGATATAACATCAAGTAGGGTTAGATTATAGCTAAATCGTATTGGAATCCATCGAAAGTCCATAGCCTTTTTAACAGATTAGACGACAACGACTGAGGGAGACCGAATGAAATAAACGTCAACTGAGAAATGCATTCGGAATTTAAGATTGCCAGAAATCAAAAGCACTACATTTCTAATGGAATCTATTAAATACCACAGAGATTAGTAACAAATTGTTTAATATAGCACTATAAAAGTTGTTGATATTTTCATACGGACACAAAAACTTAGCCAACATCAAGATCAACATACCGTTATAACCAGTCTAAAACTACATGTTCAGCCATACAGTTAAAGGCCCAAAAAGACTATCACCCGAATCTATCATGACATACTATTCATCAAAAGAACTATACCAAACAGAAACCACAAAACGTATTCTAACCAAAAACTGTTTGTGCACAAAAGACTACCAACAAATACCCCATACCTTCAACATCTCAATTGAACAGCAACATACCTTTACTTTCCACATACAAAAGCTGAAACTTCTGCCCATACGCCATTTGTTTGTCTCTAACAAACTTTTTCATACCAGTCACATTGTAACGCGGATTACCTTCCGAGTACTCAACACCAATCTGGACCTCCCAAACCCCACCAAAAGCGTCCTCAATCGTCAAACCCATCTTGCTATCCAAACCATGATCCTGTGCCCACTTTTTACGAAGTCGCTACGAATAACAGTTTGAATGGTTAGATTATCAGTTGCTTATGAAAGtgaaaattatataaaatattaaaaataatcaaaataacATAATCTTACATAATGATTATCAACACGGAAAGTAATAGGTACCCCTTCATCCTCATTATGTTCAACAATATGATCAGCAATCGGATTAGCCGATTCATCATCGGAAACTTCAATCGGATCATAGTTTGGTTCTTCTTTGACAACACTGAGTTCAGGAGGGTAACACAAAAGGGCAGGATCACAACTAAAAACACTCATTTCAAATGTCTTCATATCAAGCATTTGGAACACCACCAAATGGTTATCCTTGATAGACATCTCCTGCTTAATCCGATTCCATCCAGTTGTTATATAGAGCTCATTTTCAATGTCATCCATACGGACAAACCATTTACGGTTTGTACAGGTTCAGACTACAACAGGATACGTAGGAACAATATTAAGCATCTTATGATGAACAAAATATCTGTTCACATGCTGCACATAGGAGAAAGAAATTATTAGTTGTGAAGTCTGATAATAAGAAAACAAAATTTCGACATATTAATGTGATAAATCAAATATTATATGTTTAAGTACCATGCAATTAGCTCTATCTTTGACACATCCTGATTTGTAGTAGAAGTAATCGAAAGGCGCAAGAGAAACATCCTGATAAAAGTAGAAGATCCGAAAGCAAGCCAGTGCTTCTTCATACTGGAAAACCAACCATGACTTGGATGGTATTTTCAATGCAGTAGTCATATCTAGCCATCCATTGTAAAAACAGAAGTCACATCCAATCTTAAACACCTTTACATTAAACAACCTTCCATCAAGTGTCCTAATAACCGCATTTTTGCAGGGTAGTTAAATGTGTTAATCCATACCTCATATTGCTATGGTAGTTTCTGAGAATGGAAACAATAAagattattattagtattattataaCAAACAAATAATGTAAAATCTACATATTTTGATAAATGACatcctttttattatttatacTATATAAAGAATATAAAATCTACATGTTATTACTGTATAACATCCATGCCCCATCTGAACTTTTTTTGGAACCTTTCGGTCCAGTGcattctgttggtgcacttgtgtctgtactttgtctgtattcggtctgtatgtaaacgatgtccttggtagtctgtaagttgaccaagtcaaccatcctccggattgacttggccaacagttggaatatgtttgatatgtttgtctgaatcgaaggataacctcgaaggataatgttgatccttcgaggtgctcgaaagatatgcttcgaatgattagacctcgaaagatgatctttcgaggtcactgcttatccttcgaaagcattgtatccgaaagatgatccttcggaccatctatcgaatccttcgagAAGACCTGCTgtatatgggtatatatacccatgcagtgttgaggacagaatatagatgcacacagatagtcacaccgagagatagagagttgagagcatcttgtccgaaacactcacacacttagagagtttatagaacatttctgtaaacattgagcttgtaaccgaaccctcattgcattaatacaagttgtgttaatcggtgaacttgtgtgtttgttttctCTACTTgttactaactcggtttgcttgctagcttggattccgcactcgctagtaggtttgtataacaaggtttaggttcgtaatcctccgcgaaaagggacctacaagtggtatcagagcctcgctctttaccttgtttaaaaccgggtttttacaagttttggtgtgttgaaacacttggttttgcacctgtttttacttagtttcttgcattttctttgagtaaaaacgtgtctaaacta from Helianthus annuus cultivar XRQ/B chromosome 7, HanXRQr2.0-SUNRISE, whole genome shotgun sequence includes the following:
- the LOC110867524 gene encoding uncharacterized protein LOC110867524, with the translated sequence MDDIENELYITTGWNRIKQEMSIKDNHLVVFQMLDMKTFEMSVFSCDPALLCYPPELSVVKEEPNYDPIEVSDDESANPIADHIVEHNEDEGVPITFRVDNHYRLRKKWAQDHGLDSKMGLTIEDAFGGVWEVQIGVEYSEGNPRYNVTGMKKFVRDKQMAYGQKFQLLYVESKDSIRNVVLLISGNLKFRMHFSVDVYFIRSPSVVVV